The following are encoded in a window of Mustela nigripes isolate SB6536 chromosome 1, MUSNIG.SB6536, whole genome shotgun sequence genomic DNA:
- the LOC132011691 gene encoding olfactory receptor 51L1: MVVWSNNNTIEPIFILRGFPGLEYVHSWFSIPFCFVYLVAFIGNVTILSVIWIESSLHQPMYYFLSILALTDLGMSMSTLPTMFAVLWLDAREIQASACYAQLFFIHTFTFLESSVLLAMAFDRFVAICRPLHYTTILNNSVIGKIGLACLLRSMGVVLPTPLLLRRYHYCHVNVLSHAFCLHQDVLKLSCSDARISSVYGLCVVITTLGVDSVFILLSYVLILNAVLGIASHEERHKALNTCVSHICVVLIFFVPVIGVSMVHRFGKHLSSIVHLIMADIYLLFPPVLNPIVYSVRTKQIRLRILRKFGLGRRF, encoded by the coding sequence ATGGTGGTCTGGAGTAACAATAACACTATAGAGCCCATATTTATTCTGAGGGGATTTCCTGGATTGGAGTATGTCCATTCTTGGTTCTCAATCCCATTCTGTTTTGTGTACTTGGTAGCATTTATTGGTAATGTCACCATCCTCTCTGTCATTTGGATAGAGTCCTCACTCCACCAACCCATGTATTACTTCCTTTCCATCTTAGCACTGACTGACCTAGGTATGTCCATGTCCACACTTCCCACCATGTTTGCGGTGTTATGGCTGGATGCTCGGGAGATCCAGGCAAGTGCTTGCTATGCTCAGCTCTTCTTCATCCACACATTCACATTCCTGGAGTCCTCGGTGCTATTGGCCATGGCCTTCGACCGTTTTGTTGCTATCTGTCGTCCACTGCACTACACCACAATCCTTAACAACAGTGTAATAGGCAAGATTGGTTTGGCCTGCTTGCTAAGAAGCATGGGTGTTGTACTTCCTACACCTTTGCTCCTGAGACGTTATCACTACTGCCATGTCAATGTCCTTTCACATGCCTTTTGTTTGCACCAAGATGTTCTGAAATTATCCTGTTCAGATGCCAGAATCAGCAGTGTCTATGGACTATGCGTAGTTATCACCACACTGGGCGTGGATTCAGTCTTCATACTTCTTTCTTATGTTCTGATTCTGAATGCTGTTTTGGGCATCGCATCTCATGAAGAGCGGCATAAGGCCCTCAACACATGTGTGTCCCATATCTGCGTGGTGCTCATTTTCTTTGTGCCAGTTATTGGGGTGTCAATGGTCCATCGCTTTGGGAAACATCTGTCTTCCATAGTTCACCTTATCATGGCTGATATTTACCTGCTTTTCCCCCCAGTACTTAACCCTATTGTCTACAGTGTCAGGACAAAGCAGATTCGTCTAAGAATTCTTCGCAAGTTTGGACTAGGGAGGAGGTTTTAA